In Methanothermus fervidus DSM 2088, a single genomic region encodes these proteins:
- a CDS encoding conserved hypothetical protein (KEGG: mth:MTH1462 hypothetical protein~SPTR: O27511 Conserved protein) codes for MKICIIAELAPAKTFIPIIKRLEEHEIIGLMHGKEVKNILEPYCSSLYYIGKGRKITYKKNKLKSCYLIFKDIIRTTKVLRKIKPDLLLTCGNAGDVRKGIISANILHIPVLHIEQDIYNPIEMIAFADIITAPSKDYKEYLEREYLLKNVRNIGGYPHALYVLESEIKTCEEDDFILLVLGGDIKYHDVPKLIKTIESLDEKVLIVPFRFKTSYIKSLITSSKVKVLEGFVDLLSYIKNANAVIYCAGMGVTIEVAVLEIPSIKVAGFHYKHASVDLAKEVGIPIVKIQDIPKYLPNLKKPKAKSLIEGSKKSVNNVVKIIENFSFEKKEKSGFKSLKKIWDARSKFM; via the coding sequence ATGAAAATTTGTATTATAGCAGAGTTAGCACCAGCAAAAACCTTTATTCCAATAATCAAAAGACTAGAAGAGCATGAGATAATTGGATTAATGCATGGAAAAGAAGTTAAAAATATATTGGAACCATATTGTTCTTCATTATATTATATTGGAAAAGGTAGAAAAATAACTTATAAAAAAAATAAGTTAAAATCTTGTTATTTAATATTTAAGGACATAATTAGAACTACCAAAGTTTTAAGAAAAATTAAACCTGATTTATTGCTAACATGTGGAAATGCTGGGGATGTAAGGAAAGGAATTATCTCAGCTAACATACTCCATATTCCTGTATTACATATTGAGCAGGATATTTACAACCCAATTGAAATGATAGCATTTGCAGATATTATTACAGCTCCATCAAAAGATTATAAAGAATATTTAGAGAGAGAATATTTATTAAAAAATGTAAGAAACATTGGTGGGTATCCACACGCCCTATATGTTCTTGAATCTGAAATAAAAACATGTGAAGAAGATGATTTTATCTTGTTGGTACTTGGAGGAGACATTAAATATCATGATGTTCCAAAGTTGATAAAAACAATTGAATCCCTAGATGAAAAAGTTTTAATTGTTCCTTTTAGATTTAAAACTAGTTATATAAAAAGTCTTATTACTTCTTCAAAGGTTAAAGTTTTAGAAGGTTTTGTAGATCTTCTAAGTTATATTAAAAATGCTAACGCTGTTATTTATTGTGCTGGTATGGGTGTAACTATTGAAGTCGCTGTTTTAGAGATTCCATCAATAAAGGTCGCTGGATTTCACTATAAACATGCAAGTGTTGATTTAGCTAAAGAAGTCGGCATACCTATTGTTAAAATTCAAGATATACCTAAATATCTACCAAATCTTAAAAAACCCAAAGCTAAAAGTTTAATTGAAGGTTCTAAAAAATCTGTGAATAATGTTGTAAAAATAATAGAAAATTTCTCATTTGAAAAAAAAGAAAAAAGTGGTTTTAAAAGTTTAAAAAAAATATGGGATGCAAGATCTAAATTTATGTGA
- a CDS encoding Protein of unknown function UCP019164 (InterPro IPR011312~KEGG: mth:MTH598 hypothetical protein~PFAM: Protein of unknown function UCP019164~SPTR: O26698 Putative uncharacterized protein~PFAM: Methyl-coenzyme M reductase operon protein C), translating to MYELVLFTGGVYKYDEFEEFIEDIGGLILRQDKFEVHRGIYFLREEIKALTLVPECEIDKVKKFAKNLKGEIETIDVEDEVKEKSLWCLAVYDILSKSGDWMDKKEIKNKISCPCDYFFCEEKLCSKEWLKEILNAMVEMDIIKEKNAKYKIKD from the coding sequence ATGTATGAATTAGTTTTGTTTACAGGTGGTGTTTATAAGTACGATGAATTTGAAGAATTCATAGAAGATATAGGTGGATTAATACTTAGACAAGACAAATTTGAGGTTCATAGAGGCATATATTTTTTAAGGGAAGAAATAAAGGCATTAACACTTGTACCAGAATGTGAAATAGATAAAGTCAAAAAATTTGCCAAAAATTTAAAAGGTGAAATAGAAACTATAGATGTAGAAGATGAAGTCAAGGAAAAGTCTTTATGGTGTCTGGCAGTATATGATATATTGTCAAAGTCAGGAGATTGGATGGATAAAAAAGAAATAAAAAATAAGATATCTTGTCCATGTGACTATTTCTTCTGTGAAGAAAAATTATGTTCAAAAGAATGGTTAAAGGAAATTCTCAATGCAATGGTTGAAATGGATATAATAAAGGAAAAAAATGCAAAATACAAAATAAAAGATTAA
- a CDS encoding Protein of unknown function DUF131 (InterPro IPR002849~KEGG: mth:MTH600 hypothetical protein~PFAM: Protein of unknown function DUF131~SPTR: O26700 Conserved protein~PFAM: Protein of unknown function DUF131~TIGRFAM: conserved hypothetical protein TIGR00304), with protein MRADLVVLFGIVIVFLGMLLVIVGSILQYASVSKTGKSEVKTGGVVMIGPIPIIFGSDRQMAILGVVLAIILMILAYILFYRV; from the coding sequence ATGCGAGCCGATCTAGTAGTGTTATTTGGGATTGTCATTGTATTCCTTGGAATGTTGTTAGTAATTGTTGGAAGTATTCTTCAATATGCTAGTGTTTCTAAAACTGGGAAATCTGAAGTGAAAACTGGCGGAGTTGTAATGATAGGCCCTATTCCAATTATATTTGGCAGTGACCGTCAGATGGCGATATTGGGAGTTGTACTTGCGATAATATTGATGATACTAGCTTATATTTTATTCTATAGGGTGTAA
- a CDS encoding hypothetical protein (InterPro IPR008947: IPR001531~KEGG: mth:MTH53 hypothetical protein~SPTR: O26159 Putative uncharacterized protein~PFAM: Zinc dependent phospholipase C) — MNIKKYLLLALVLSLPFTFSFSYGWKEESHRYIVELIYNNLPSEYQSKIDLEAMKEGSTAPDLKFKDFKKHHFPPAYYEAKKWLNKGKDAWKKGNYKYASYCFGVATHYISDSFCAPHYVSGESKKDHEMYESQVIDYIPTIRYIPGDLYTLMSSGVSTQEEWDAWLKTRDPNIPRKHFDKAASVAYSAIKDTIDPIEGKDKRGYYPSNTNTTIEQKPLFNNSETIPTKKTGVPLAPLLLSALMMAVVAIYTRYFRP; from the coding sequence TTGAACATCAAGAAATACCTCCTACTAGCTTTAGTTCTGTCTTTGCCATTTACATTTAGCTTTAGCTATGGATGGAAAGAAGAATCTCATCGCTACATAGTTGAATTGATCTACAACAACCTACCTTCTGAATATCAAAGCAAAATTGACCTCGAAGCTATGAAGGAGGGTTCAACAGCCCCTGACTTAAAATTTAAGGACTTTAAAAAACACCATTTCCCTCCAGCTTATTATGAAGCTAAGAAATGGCTTAATAAAGGCAAAGATGCCTGGAAGAAAGGAAATTACAAATATGCAAGTTATTGCTTTGGAGTTGCAACTCACTATATATCTGATTCTTTCTGTGCACCGCATTACGTCTCAGGAGAGTCAAAAAAGGATCATGAGATGTATGAGTCTCAAGTTATTGATTATATTCCAACTATCAGGTATATTCCAGGAGATCTCTATACTTTGATGTCATCAGGTGTCTCCACACAAGAAGAATGGGATGCATGGTTAAAAACTAGAGATCCAAATATACCTAGAAAACATTTTGATAAGGCTGCATCAGTTGCATATTCTGCGATAAAAGATACTATAGATCCTATAGAAGGCAAAGACAAAAGAGGCTATTACCCATCTAATACAAATACAACTATAGAACAAAAACCACTGTTCAATAATTCAGAAACAATCCCAACAAAAAAAACTGGCGTACCTCTCGCTCCACTACTGCTCAGTGCATTAATGATGGCGGTTGTAGCTATATACACAAGATACTTTAGACCTTAG
- a CDS encoding NifC-like ABC-type porter (COGs: COG0555 ABC-type sulfate transport system permease component~InterPro IPR006469: IPR000515~KEGG: mmp:MMP1650 NifC-like ABC-type porter~PFAM: binding-protein-dependent transport systems inner membrane component~SPTR: Q6LWQ7 Probable amino acid ABC transporter, periplasmic component~TIGRFAM: NifC-like ABC-type porter~PFAM: Binding-protein-dependent transport system inner membrane component~TIGRFAM: NifC-like ABC-type porter): protein MKFKHVLIFFSFLVIILFFVTLTSLFGMIDTKKFLTSVFSYEMLYSIKLTILTSVCATSLTMCTAIPVSYAMSRYKLPFKKLGRSILVVPIALPELVVGVALVLLFSPDHLGRIIPLSFTVPGIILAQFFVALPYAIRILHTTFNYIDERYEFVARSLGCSEFGAFRRVTLPLAKNGILASSIIAFAKSMGAFGAVLMMGGGTYLKTETLPITVYLNMSYGNLDMAISAACVLLIISFAILIIIEKYFKNVPVY, encoded by the coding sequence ATGAAATTTAAACATGTTCTTATTTTCTTTTCTTTTTTAGTTATAATATTGTTTTTTGTTACATTGACAAGTTTATTTGGAATGATAGATACAAAGAAATTTCTTACATCAGTTTTTTCCTATGAAATGCTATATTCGATAAAATTAACAATTTTAACATCTGTTTGTGCGACTTCATTAACAATGTGTACAGCTATACCTGTTTCATATGCTATGAGTAGGTATAAATTGCCATTTAAAAAATTAGGCAGAAGTATTTTAGTTGTTCCAATAGCATTGCCGGAATTAGTAGTTGGAGTTGCATTGGTATTATTATTCAGTCCTGATCATTTAGGTAGAATTATACCTTTAAGTTTTACAGTTCCTGGAATAATTTTAGCCCAATTCTTTGTTGCACTACCTTATGCAATTAGAATATTACATACGACTTTCAACTATATAGATGAACGTTATGAATTTGTTGCAAGATCTTTAGGATGTTCTGAATTTGGAGCTTTTAGACGTGTGACACTACCATTAGCAAAAAATGGTATATTAGCATCATCTATCATAGCTTTTGCGAAATCTATGGGTGCATTTGGTGCAGTACTAATGATGGGGGGAGGAACCTACTTAAAAACTGAAACATTGCCAATCACTGTATATTTGAACATGTCTTATGGTAATTTAGACATGGCAATTTCAGCTGCTTGTGTGTTGTTAATCATTTCATTCGCAATTCTAATAATAATTGAAAAGTATTTTAAGAATGTTCCTGTTTATTGA
- a CDS encoding Radical SAM domain protein (COGs: COG1180 Pyruvate-formate lyase-activating enzyme~InterPro IPR007197: IPR006638~KEGG: mfe:Mefer_1324 radical SAM domain protein~PFAM: Radical SAM domain protein~SMART: Elongator protein 3/MiaB/NifB~SPTR: Q64EF8 Coenzyme PQQ synthesis protein~PFAM: Radical SAM superfamily), with protein sequence MFKGKRHVPFITLSEISPRVWITLSGCNFNCLGCFSIAKDIVGKPMTVKELVKLVEDSSRSYYGDLPKEIIITGGEPTLNKKYLKKLISSLRSSQIIIESNGYLLDDKYVDELIKAGLDGIMLDLKAFDEKIHKKYTGFSNKRILRNLKNICKKDINLIIKTIYIPGWVEEKEIKNIARFLSKLNPEIEYRINPYRPIKNFSREPTYSEMLNAYKIAKKYLKNVFLSKSCRRETLPKKKIKTWITVFPDGKMKRRSLNDYRKNNMKVFNKQEHS encoded by the coding sequence TTGTTTAAAGGAAAAAGACATGTTCCTTTTATAACTTTATCTGAAATTTCACCAAGAGTTTGGATAACATTGTCAGGTTGTAATTTTAATTGTTTAGGTTGTTTTAGCATTGCAAAGGACATTGTTGGTAAACCAATGACAGTTAAAGAACTCGTAAAATTAGTTGAGGATTCATCAAGAAGTTACTATGGTGATTTACCTAAAGAAATTATAATAACTGGTGGGGAGCCTACCTTAAATAAAAAATATTTAAAAAAACTTATTTCATCTTTGAGATCTTCCCAAATAATCATAGAATCCAATGGTTATTTACTAGATGATAAGTATGTTGATGAATTAATAAAGGCAGGTTTAGATGGAATAATGCTTGATTTAAAGGCATTTGACGAAAAAATACATAAAAAATATACTGGATTTTCAAACAAAAGGATTTTGAGAAATTTGAAAAACATTTGTAAAAAAGATATTAACTTAATAATTAAGACAATATATATTCCTGGATGGGTTGAAGAAAAAGAAATTAAGAATATAGCAAGATTTCTATCAAAATTAAATCCAGAAATAGAGTACAGAATAAATCCATACAGGCCCATTAAAAATTTTTCAAGAGAACCTACTTATTCTGAAATGCTCAATGCATATAAAATAGCTAAAAAATATCTTAAAAATGTATTTTTAAGTAAAAGCTGTAGGCGTGAAACTCTTCCTAAAAAGAAAATAAAGACATGGATAACAGTTTTTCCTGATGGAAAAATGAAAAGAAGATCTTTAAATGATTACAGAAAAAATAATATGAAAGTTTTCAATAAACAGGAACATTCTTAA
- a CDS encoding Magnesium chelatase (COGs: COG1429 Cobalamin biosynthesis protein CobN and related Mg-chelatase~InterPro IPR003672~KEGG: mba:Mbar_A2144 hydrogenobyrinic acid a,c-diamide cobaltochelatase~PFAM: CobN/magnesium chelatase~PRIAM: Magnesium chelatase~SPTR: Q46AL9 Hydrogenobyrinic acid a,c-diamide cobaltochelatase~PFAM: CobN/Magnesium Chelatase), which yields MLSKIIKSWGLMIFVVLFCLFIIETSFAMPVKLDNTTKPKIIIISSSPNEVAIINKVANDSNVKNIVNVTAKLGTTYANLSFDLDGDLIIFGTRSGLSAPVWETLKPKLEKAKKEGSTIMICVEPSTRNNYAPILGFQTVSTSDPRFNKTLAYLEYTCEKNIKNLILYLAASFFNCTVSFEPPEQRPLWGIYHPDAPKVFSNLTEYLEWYIKTGKYHSDSPTVGIITTEYSDMARDRPLLDKLVKTFELKNCNVIVSTYTYRDPNSLNYLMINGTPAIDAAIVISRGSTLNSQNWTKGIEDLQKLNVTVLNGIRIFSTNVTLDTWENSIEGVPSAELYQLAFAEMDGIIEPIVISVKALDPETGVIYNKPIDHQVEWLVNRTISWMKLKRLNNWNKKIVITYYSEDGGKANIGADIDYYLNAPESIATILKALKERGYNLGNKTLPSGSELAKLMAEIGSNIGTWAPGELQKRIKLGQVILIPEDEYLKWFNELPPEKQKEVIDVWGPPPGKIMVYTNGTKKYIVIPKLEFGNVLLLPEPVWGWLQNKTTLYNVGKLPPTHNLLAFYWWIKKVFGANAILSIFSLVELMPGKQNGLSSKDWGAIMLQDMPIIHVLPTDAPAIFDKRRANMLIINFMPPVLCSSELYGNFSELYENIKLYKECADDMLKNAYKNKIIYLAKKIGFNYKNDNFDEFVANITAYLEDIKNSYIPKGSHILGKAPEGDELLQLLIAMLPEIRDQNTTLIKLLLKECIINNLTPEEAQMKIIGKLNVNLTNLLQLALDYAQRIRNVSNEITAILAALEGRYIIPGPRGDPIRNPEVLPTGRNSYPFDPRTIPTKVAWETAVKLVDTFLKKYVNEHGTYPTKVAYVLWACETMRHQGIMEAEILYLMGVKPIWDSRGRIKGIELIENLTRPRIDVCIITSGLYRDLHRDMINLLDKAVKIAANANDTINYIKLNSEKIYTKLRSEGYNESYARELSLIRIFSEEPGAYSPGLQEIIPAANMWNEREELANFYIERLSSSYGENVTGLKNSLVFRENLRDVTVAMFSRSSNVYGVLDHPMVAAYFGGLSLAIEKVRGTKPEMYINNLRVEKNAKIETLEQFIKRDLISRYFNPKWLIGMISSGYDGARYMDSFVENLWIWQVTNPEFVSKSTWDTVVDVYVKDIYNLGLKQFFNTHNPWARQSLIATALVAAYKGFWKADRETLTFLAREYIESVNKYGVTCCHHTCGYIDLNNFIVRISNMPLPSLQKFAAAFAEATGVKLSIPGIPTTPQPSIPGAPSQLGAPTALGRVGIGTAATRGVSPGISGPSGRVGGEVGARGAAQAAGAAGKAGITGAAAGKGAGKAYEITPVSKGIGKPGIPFAGIIGVIILIALIAAGYLLRRPER from the coding sequence ATGTTATCAAAAATAATAAAATCATGGGGGCTCATGATATTTGTTGTATTGTTTTGCTTATTTATCATCGAAACATCGTTTGCAATGCCTGTAAAATTGGATAACACAACAAAGCCAAAAATAATCATAATAAGCTCAAGCCCCAATGAAGTTGCAATTATAAATAAAGTGGCAAATGATAGTAATGTTAAGAATATTGTAAATGTAACTGCAAAACTTGGCACTACTTATGCTAATTTATCATTTGATTTGGATGGTGATTTAATAATTTTTGGAACACGAAGTGGTTTATCAGCGCCAGTATGGGAAACACTCAAACCAAAATTAGAAAAAGCAAAAAAAGAAGGCTCAACTATCATGATATGTGTTGAACCATCTACAAGAAACAACTATGCCCCAATTTTGGGTTTTCAAACAGTGAGTACGTCTGACCCTCGTTTCAATAAAACACTTGCATACTTAGAATATACTTGTGAGAAAAATATAAAAAATTTGATCCTTTATTTAGCAGCTTCATTTTTTAACTGTACTGTGTCCTTTGAGCCACCAGAACAACGTCCGTTGTGGGGGATATATCATCCAGATGCACCTAAAGTATTTAGTAATCTAACAGAATATTTGGAGTGGTATATCAAAACTGGTAAATATCATTCAGATTCTCCAACAGTTGGGATAATAACCACAGAGTATAGTGATATGGCACGAGATCGTCCACTTTTAGACAAACTTGTAAAAACCTTTGAATTAAAAAATTGCAATGTAATAGTTTCTACTTATACATATAGAGATCCAAATTCACTTAATTATCTTATGATAAACGGTACGCCAGCTATTGATGCTGCCATAGTAATTTCGAGGGGATCTACACTTAATTCGCAAAATTGGACGAAAGGAATTGAAGATCTTCAAAAACTTAATGTTACAGTTCTCAATGGTATTAGGATATTCTCAACCAACGTAACTCTTGACACTTGGGAAAATAGCATAGAAGGCGTGCCATCGGCAGAACTTTATCAGCTGGCATTTGCAGAAATGGATGGAATAATTGAACCAATAGTTATAAGTGTTAAAGCTCTTGACCCTGAAACTGGCGTTATATACAATAAACCTATTGATCATCAAGTAGAATGGCTAGTAAATAGGACTATTTCATGGATGAAACTCAAAAGACTTAACAACTGGAACAAAAAAATAGTGATAACATACTATAGTGAAGATGGTGGTAAAGCCAATATAGGAGCAGACATCGACTATTATCTTAATGCTCCAGAAAGTATAGCAACTATACTTAAAGCTTTGAAAGAAAGAGGTTATAATTTAGGTAATAAAACATTGCCCTCAGGATCAGAGCTTGCAAAACTCATGGCAGAAATAGGAAGTAATATAGGAACATGGGCACCTGGAGAACTCCAAAAAAGAATAAAATTAGGTCAAGTAATACTTATACCTGAAGATGAATATCTTAAATGGTTTAATGAATTACCTCCTGAAAAACAAAAAGAAGTTATAGATGTTTGGGGTCCACCACCAGGAAAAATAATGGTATACACAAATGGTACTAAGAAATATATTGTTATACCTAAATTAGAGTTTGGAAATGTTCTTCTCCTACCTGAACCTGTATGGGGATGGTTACAGAACAAAACTACACTTTACAATGTGGGAAAACTTCCTCCAACTCATAACCTACTTGCATTTTATTGGTGGATTAAAAAAGTTTTTGGTGCAAATGCAATCCTATCAATATTTAGTTTAGTTGAACTGATGCCTGGAAAGCAGAATGGACTTTCAAGTAAAGATTGGGGAGCTATAATGCTCCAAGATATGCCCATAATCCATGTATTACCTACAGATGCTCCCGCAATTTTTGATAAACGAAGAGCTAACATGCTTATTATAAATTTCATGCCGCCGGTTCTTTGTTCTTCAGAACTTTATGGAAATTTTTCGGAATTATATGAAAATATTAAACTTTATAAAGAATGTGCTGATGATATGCTAAAAAATGCTTATAAAAATAAAATTATTTACTTAGCTAAAAAAATTGGTTTTAATTACAAAAATGATAATTTTGATGAATTTGTTGCAAATATTACAGCATATCTTGAAGATATCAAAAATAGTTACATACCTAAGGGGTCCCACATATTAGGGAAAGCACCAGAAGGTGATGAACTTTTACAGTTACTTATTGCTATGCTTCCAGAAATTCGAGACCAGAATACTACATTAATAAAACTTTTACTAAAAGAGTGTATAATTAATAATTTAACACCTGAAGAAGCTCAAATGAAAATAATTGGAAAATTGAATGTTAATTTAACAAATTTACTTCAACTTGCACTTGATTATGCTCAAAGAATCCGCAATGTTAGTAATGAAATAACTGCTATACTTGCTGCACTCGAGGGAAGATACATAATCCCTGGTCCAAGAGGCGATCCTATACGCAATCCTGAAGTTCTCCCAACCGGTAGAAATTCTTATCCATTTGATCCAAGAACCATACCCACAAAAGTTGCATGGGAAACAGCGGTTAAACTTGTGGATACATTCCTTAAGAAATATGTTAATGAACACGGAACATATCCTACTAAAGTTGCATATGTACTTTGGGCTTGCGAAACAATGAGACATCAAGGAATTATGGAAGCAGAGATACTTTATTTAATGGGTGTTAAACCTATATGGGATTCCAGAGGTAGAATTAAAGGCATTGAACTTATAGAAAATCTTACAAGGCCACGCATAGACGTTTGTATTATTACATCAGGACTTTATAGAGACTTACATAGAGACATGATAAACCTTCTTGATAAGGCTGTTAAAATTGCCGCAAATGCTAATGATACTATTAACTACATTAAACTTAATTCTGAAAAAATATATACGAAATTAAGAAGTGAAGGTTACAATGAATCTTATGCAAGGGAATTATCGCTCATTAGAATATTTTCTGAAGAACCTGGTGCATATTCACCTGGACTTCAAGAAATTATACCGGCTGCCAATATGTGGAATGAGCGAGAAGAGTTAGCTAACTTTTATATCGAAAGACTTTCATCATCTTATGGTGAAAATGTGACAGGATTAAAAAATTCATTAGTTTTTAGAGAAAATCTTCGGGATGTAACAGTGGCTATGTTTAGTAGATCTTCAAATGTTTACGGTGTTCTTGATCATCCTATGGTTGCAGCATATTTTGGAGGTCTCAGTCTTGCAATTGAAAAGGTTCGGGGAACAAAACCTGAAATGTACATAAATAATCTTAGGGTTGAAAAAAATGCAAAAATTGAAACACTAGAGCAATTCATTAAAAGAGATCTTATATCAAGATACTTCAATCCTAAATGGCTTATAGGCATGATAAGTAGTGGATATGATGGTGCAAGATATATGGATTCATTTGTAGAAAACCTTTGGATATGGCAAGTTACAAATCCAGAATTCGTGTCAAAATCTACTTGGGACACAGTAGTAGATGTTTACGTCAAAGACATCTACAACCTAGGCCTTAAACAATTCTTCAACACCCATAACCCCTGGGCAAGACAATCATTAATAGCTACGGCATTAGTGGCAGCATACAAAGGATTCTGGAAAGCAGATAGAGAAACTTTAACTTTCCTAGCAAGAGAATACATTGAAAGTGTCAATAAGTATGGAGTTACATGCTGCCATCACACATGTGGCTATATCGACCTAAACAACTTCATAGTTAGAATATCAAATATGCCACTTCCATCATTACAAAAATTTGCAGCTGCATTTGCAGAAGCTACTGGAGTTAAGTTATCAATCCCTGGAATTCCAACTACACCACAACCTTCAATTCCAGGAGCACCATCACAACTAGGAGCTCCAACTGCATTAGGAAGAGTAGGAATTGGAACTGCAGCAACAAGGGGAGTTTCACCAGGAATTTCAGGTCCTTCAGGTAGAGTTGGTGGTGAAGTTGGTGCAAGAGGAGCAGCTCAAGCTGCTGGAGCAGCAGGTAAAGCAGGAATTACAGGTGCTGCAGCAGGTAAAGGAGCAGGAAAAGCATATGAGATTACACCAGTGTCTAAAGGAATTGGAAAGCCAGGAATTCCATTCGCAGGAATAATCGGAGTTATAATATTGATTGCATTAATAGCAGCAGGATATCTATTGAGGAGGCCTGAGCGATAG
- a CDS encoding molybdenum ABC transporter, periplasmic molybdate-binding protein (COGs: COG0725 ABC-type molybdate transport system periplasmic component~InterPro IPR005950: IPR006059: IPR001638~KEGG: mfe:Mefer_1160 molybdenum ABC transporter, periplasmic molybdate-binding protein~PFAM: extracellular solute-binding protein family 1~SMART: extracellular solute-binding protein family 3~SPTR: C7P8T7 Molybdenum ABC transporter, periplasmic molybdate-binding protein~TIGRFAM: molybdenum ABC transporter, periplasmic molybdate-binding protein~PFAM: Bacterial extracellular solute-binding protein~TIGRFAM: molybdenum ABC transporter, periplasmic molybdate-binding protein) has translation MKKEIGIIVLAAIIIAIVGLYATGFFETKHETITVYAGAGLMKAVNEMKSEFEKSNPGVTVNVRYGSGAEIVSLLKTQKSADVLIAPANDYMKTAIKDGLIKQETVRNVTKHVPVLIVRKGNPKNIKSIYDLTKPGIRVAVGDPKSPAIGKKTWKILKKAGIEKEVEKNIVAKTGTVNELLTYVATGQADAAIIWEDMATWSEAQGKIEVIPIPKDINAIDTVSIGVTTCTKNYKLAKSFEDFVLSPKGKSIWQKWGFKVL, from the coding sequence ATGAAAAAAGAAATTGGAATCATTGTTTTAGCGGCTATAATCATTGCCATTGTTGGATTATATGCAACAGGATTTTTTGAAACAAAACACGAAACAATAACAGTCTATGCAGGAGCCGGATTGATGAAAGCCGTAAATGAAATGAAGTCAGAATTTGAAAAATCAAATCCAGGAGTTACTGTGAACGTTAGGTATGGATCTGGTGCTGAGATCGTAAGTTTATTGAAAACACAGAAATCTGCAGATGTACTAATTGCTCCAGCAAATGATTATATGAAAACAGCGATAAAAGATGGATTAATAAAACAAGAAACCGTAAGGAATGTTACAAAACACGTACCTGTTTTAATTGTGCGTAAAGGTAACCCTAAGAATATTAAATCTATTTATGATCTCACAAAACCAGGCATAAGAGTAGCTGTTGGAGATCCAAAAAGTCCAGCAATAGGAAAAAAGACGTGGAAAATATTGAAAAAAGCAGGGATAGAAAAAGAAGTGGAAAAAAACATTGTAGCTAAAACGGGCACTGTCAATGAGTTATTGACATATGTTGCAACAGGACAAGCAGATGCAGCAATAATATGGGAAGACATGGCAACATGGAGTGAAGCACAAGGTAAAATTGAAGTTATACCAATACCAAAAGATATTAATGCTATAGACACTGTTTCTATAGGGGTGACCACCTGCACAAAGAATTACAAATTGGCTAAAAGTTTTGAAGATTTTGTTTTAAGTCCAAAAGGCAAATCAATTTGGCAAAAATGGGGATTTAAAGTTTTATGA